A window of Coregonus clupeaformis isolate EN_2021a unplaced genomic scaffold, ASM2061545v1 scaf0044, whole genome shotgun sequence genomic DNA:
ttgCATGTCTAAGCTGTACGTggtgttgccctctcctagtgggtattggctaagctgtacgtagtgttgccctctcctagtgggtattggctaagctgtacgtagtgttgccctctcctagtgggtattggccaagctgtacgtggtgttgccctctcctagtgggtattacatggctaagctgtacgtggtgttgccctctcctagtgggtattggctaagctgtacgtggtgttgccctctcctagtgggtattggctaagctgtacgtggtgttgccctctcctagtgggtattggctaagctgtacgtggtgttgccctctcctagtgggtattggctaagctgtacttggtgttgccctctcctagtgggtattggctaagctgtacgtggtgttgccctctcctagtgggtattggctaagctgtacgtggtgttgccctctcctagtgggtattggctaagctgtacgtggtgttgccctctcctagtgggtattggccaagctgtacgtggtgttgccctctcctagtgggtattggctaagctgtacgtggtgttgccctctcctagtgggtattggctaagctgtacgtggtgttgccctctcctagtgggtattacatggctaagctgtacgtggtgttgccctctcctagtgggtattggccaagctgtacgtggtgttgccctctcctagtgggtattacatggctaagctgtacgtggtgttgccctctcctagtgggtattggctaagctgtacgtagtgttgccctctcctagtgggtattggCCAAGCTGTACGTGGTGTTGCCTTCTCCTAGTGGGTATTGCATGGCCTCACCTATAGCCTACAATACACTTACTGTTCAGGTTAGACATATATTTCAATGCGAAGAAATGTCCATGGTATTTTCCCATTCTCTTTGCTAAACTAATTCTGTGGTGTTTCCCAACTCTATGCTAGAATAAGCTAAGATAATGATATGGCGTTTCCCCCCGCTTTCAGTGCTAAAgctaacgtctctctctctctctgacctgtaGAAACCAGCTCCTCCCAAACCTGTTGAGGTCAAGCCTAAGAAGGCTATCGCCAAGGTAACACACACTGTCCAGGCGTTGGAGCATGTATCCACAAATGCATGATGTGGTGGTTTTAAAGTCTCATGAATCTTTAGTCCATTTGAATGATCTCAAACGCGTTCTCAGTCCTATGTTTTTATTGGTCATCTTTGTCCTCTGTTGGGATTGGTCATCTCTGTTTCTATGTTCTGATTAGCTGGCTGTTATTGTTCTGTGTTCTGATTGGCAGGCTGTCTCTCTTCTGTGTTCTGATTGGCTGGCTGTGTATCTGTGCTGTGTTCTGATTGGCTTTGTCTGCCCAGAAGCCGGTGGATGACAAGAACATGAAGGAAAAGAAAGGCGGCGCTAAGGTGAAGGAGGATGGCCCCTCCCACAATGGACAGACCATGACGGAGGAGGTACGCTAGGCAACAAGGTGTAGGGGGATGGCGGTGGTTGGATTATAATCATCTAACATGTCTTCCTTCAAtgttctccctctgtctctcacacacacacacagatctgtgTGTCTCGCTCCAGTGTCAGTGTGACCTACTACAGAAGTCTTGCTCCCAACTCCATGTCTGTCAGAGGACAGAGTGAGACGGTCAGAGTCAACGGTACGACAGACAGGCAGCGTGCTCTGGGATCTAGACACAGTGTGATTTAACCAGAGTGTTAGGTTGTCTCCTAAATGGCACGTTTTTCcctcagggattcttgaaagaaCGGACAATCTCAGCTTTTTTTTTTCACTAATATTTTTCTTAATATTAACAAACATttcaaatgtacagtaccagtcaaaagtttggacacacctactcattccagggtttttctttatttttactattttctgcattgtagaataatagtgaagacatcataactatgaaataatacatatggaatcatgtagtaacccaaaaagtgttaaacaaatcaaaatatattttatatttgagattcttcaaatagccaccctttgccttgatgacagctttgcacactcttggcattctctcaaccagcttcatgaggtagtcacctggaatgcacttcagttaacaggtgtgccttgttaaatgttaatttgtgggatttctttccttcttaatgcgtttgagccaatcagttgtgttgtgacaaggtaggtggggtatacagaagatagccctatttggttaaataccaagttcatattatggcaagaacagctcaaataagcaaagagaaatgacagtccatcattactttaagacatgaacatttcaagaactttgaaagtttcttcatgtacagtcgcaaaaaccatcaagcgctatgatgaaactggctctcatgaggaccgccacaggaatggaagacccagagttacctctgatgcagaggataagttcattagagttaccagcctcagaaattacagcccaaataaatgcagtgtacatttacatttacattttagtcatttagcagacgctcttatccagagcgacttacaggagcaattagggttaagtgccttgctcaagggcacattaacgtcatttagcagacgctcttagccagagcgactcacaaattggtgcgttcaccctatagccagtgggataaccactttacaattggggggggaaggattcctttatcctatcccaggtattccttaaagaggtggggtttcaaatgtctccggaaggtggtgagtgactccgctgtcctggcgtcgtgagggagcttgttccaccattggggtgccagagcagcgaacagttttgactgggctgagcgggaactatgcttccgcagaggaagggagccagcaggccagaggtggatgagcgcaatgccctcgttttgggtgtagggactgatcagagcctgaaggtacagaggtgccgttcccctcactgctccataggcaagcaccatggtcttgtagcggatgcgagcttcaactggaagccagtggagtgtgcggaggaggggggtgacgtgagagaacttgggaaggttgaacaccagacgggctgcggcattctggatgagttgtaggggtttaatggcacaggcagggaggccagccaacagcgagttgcagtagtccagacgggagatgacaagtgcctggattaggacctgtgccgcttcctgtgtaaggcagggtcgtactctccgaatgttgtagagcatgaacctgcaggagcgggtcaccgccttgatgttggcggagaacgacagggtgttgtccagggtcacgcctaggctcttcgcactctgggaggaggacacagcggagttgtcaaccgtgatggcgagatcatggaacgggcagtccttccccgggaggaagagcagctccgtcttgccagggttcagcttgaggtggtgatccgtcatccatgctgatatgtctgccagacatgcagagatgcgattcgccacctggttatcagaagggggaaaggagaagattagttgtgtatcgtcagcgtagcaatgataggagagaccatgtgaggatatgacagagccaagtgacttggtgtatagggagaaaaggagagggcctagaactgagccttgggggacaccagtggtgagagcacgtggtgcggagacagcttcgccacgccacttggtaggagcgaccggtcaggtaggacgcaatccaggagtgagccgcgccggagatgcccagctcggagagggtggagaggaggatctgatggttcacagtatcaaaggcagcagacaggtctagaaggacaagagcagaggagagagagttagctttagcagtgcggagagtctccgtgacacagaggagagcagtctcagttgaatgaccagtcctgaaacctgattggtttggatcaagaaggtcattctgagagagatagcaagagagttggctaaagacggcacgctcaatagttttggaaagaaaagagagaagggatactggtctgtagttgttgacatcagtgggatcgagtgttggttttttgagaaggggagcaactctcgctctcttgaagatcggaagggacatggccggcggtcaaggatgagttgatcagcgaggtgaggtaggggagaaggtcaccggagatggtctggagaagggaggaggggatggggtcaagcgggcaggttgttgggcggcctgcagtcacaagtcgcaggattttatctggagagagaggggagaaagaagtcaaagcatagggtagggcagtgtgagcaggaccagcagtgtcattagacttaacaaacgaggatcggatgtcgtcaaccttcttttcaaagtggttgacgaagtcatccacagagagagaggaggggggattcaggagggaggaaaatgtggcaaagagcttcctagggttagaggcagatgcttggaatttagagtggtagaaggtggccttagcagcagaaacagatgaagaaaatgtagagaggagggaggaaaagatgccaggtcggtagggagtttagttttcttccatttccgctccgctgcccggagctctgttctgtgagctcgcagtgagtcatcaagccacggagctggaggggaggaccgagccggccgggaggataggggacacagagagtcaaaggatgcagaaagggaggagaggagggttgaggaggcagaatcaggagattggagggagaaggattgagcagagggaagagatgataggatggaagaggagagagtagtgggagagagagagcgaaggttgcggcggcgcattaccatctgtgtaggggcagagtgagtagtgtgggaggagagcgagagagaaaaggaaacaaagtagtggtcggagacttggaggggagttgcagtgagattagtagaggagcagcatctagtgaagatgaggtcaagcgtattgcctgccttgtgagtaggaggggacggtgagagggtgaggtcaaaagaggagaggagggaaagaaggaggcagagagaaatgagtcaaacgtggacatagggaggttgaaatccccaaaactgtgagggggtgagccatcctcaggaaaggaacttatcaaggcgtcaagctcgttgatgaactctccaagggaacctggaggcgatagatgacaaggatattaagcttaaatgggctagtgactgtgacagcatggaattcaaatgaggagatagacagatgggttagggggaaaaattgagaatgtccacttgggagagatgaggattcctgtaccaccacccctctgaccagatgctctcggggtatgcgagaacacatggtcagacgaggagagagcagtaggagtagccgtgttttcagtggtgatccatgtttccgtcagcgccaggaagtcgagggactggaggttggcataggctgggatgaagtcagctttgttggcagcagaacggcagttccagaggctgcctgcgacctggaactccaggtgaggggtgcgtgcagggaccaccaggttagagaggcagcagccgcggtgtggtgcgttgtttgtgtagcctgtgcagagaggagagaacagggataggcagaggcatagttgacaggctgtagcaaatggctacaaaaatgcagaggagatcggaatgaaatgagctaagcatctgggagaggagagagggggcctcctcaccaaaaacttctacctcagaaactaaaattgtttcactgaaccaccccgaacaaaaaactctcccaacttccacctttagaaatcagaaattgttgtgaaccacagttgttcaatgtttaaaggaatagactcaacccactttattcagctagctaactatgacaccatagctgactagcatgctagcatccaataacacacagtttaacacacagttaagcaccaatacttggtcacaacaaaccaccaatagtgtgttaactagctaactagcatgctagcatccagtaacacacagtttagcacaaacacttggtcacagcaaaccaccaatagtgtgataacacactaaacagatcattcgtgtctgtgtcaagttcctttcatgacgcagcaatgattcaacgttggctagctaggacaagtatattgtaattagctactaccgtacagttcgctggtcgtgttgggtagctagcaatggccactgtgttgactttgtttgaagaacggctagctagctagcttcgtgctacacccggcacacaatggctactgtgttgactctgactctgttcgaaaaaacggctagttagctcgcttcgtgctacagccggcacggcggaagacactgccaagacacagtaactacccacgatacctagctatgacgccgtagctaactagcaagctagcatccattaacacacaatttagcaccaatacttggttacaacaaactgccaagagtgtgttagcacactaaacagataattcatgtccgtgtctagttcctttcataacgcataacgcagcaaaaattaaacgttggctagcagcaggtgaacagatgatctccgcttGTGTagatcccaccgtaaagcatggaggagatggtgtaatggtgctttgctggtgacactgtctgtgatttatttagaattcaaggcacacttaaccaacatggctaccacagcattctgcagcgatacgccatctcatctggtttgggcttagtgggactatcatttgtttttcattttacatttattacattttagtaatttagcagtttttcaaaaggacaatgacccaacacacctacaggctgtgtaagggctattttaccaagaaggagagtgatgtagtgctgcatcagatgacctggcctccacaatcccccgacctcaacccaattgagatggtttgggatgagtcggaccgcagagtgaatgaaaagcagccaacaggtgctcagcatatgtgggaactccttcaagactgttggaaaagcattccaggtgaagctggttgagagaataccaagagtgtgcaaagctgtcatcaaggccaagggtggctactttcaagaatataaaatatattttgattttgtaaacacttttttggttactagatgattccatatgtgttatttcatagttttgatgtcttcactattattctaccatgtagaaaatagtaaaaataaataaagaaaaaccctggaatgagtaggtgtgtccagttTGGGAAGCactgtgctaaatgactaaaatgtgtgtgttttgtaggatataaccagtgtgtgtggctttaaccagtgtgtgtgtgtgtgtgtgtgtgtgtgtgtgtgtgtggtgtaaacTAACTAAGTGTTTGAGCACTTTAAACCTTAACTTAACGTTAAACCTCAACTGAATTTTAAACCTTAACGTCGTTGTGTACACGAACATTGTGTGTCTTGGTGACTGCATTGATGACACGTGTGTTCACCCATCAGTATGTacagcacaggaggctggtgccaccgtaattggggaggacgggctcatagtaatgcctggagtggaatcagtggaatggtaccaaatacatccaacacatggttaccgtaattggggaggacgggctcatagtaatgcctggagtggaatcagtggaatggtaccaaatacatccaacacatggttaccgtaattggggaggatgggctcatagtaatgcctggagtggaatcagtggaatggtaccaaatacatccaacacatggttaccgtaattggggaggacgggctcatagtaatgcctggagtggaatcagtggaatggtaccaaatacatccaacacatggttaccgtaattggggaggacgggctcatagtaatgcctggagtggaatcagtggaatggtaccAAATACATCCAGCACATGGTTAccgtaattggggaggacgggctcatagtaatgcctggagtggaatcagtggaatggtaccAAATACATCCAACACATGGTTACGAGGTGTTTGATggcattccatttgctccgttccagacgtTGTTATGAGTCGCCTTCTCCTCGGCAGCCTCCTGTGCTGTAAAGTGTGTCTGTCTGCTTGGACTGATAGTGACACTACTAACTCCCAGCTAGCTAGCAGGACGTGGAACCATGGATGGAAGCATTGCTGGTCCCTTTGGGACATCCTGTATGACATCGTGGTGcgtttgtgtctgtctgcaggAGACTGAGGCTGTGAAGGCAGGGTCTGTCGAGGAGAAGGAATGAGGAAGTGGGGGGGGTCTTTCTCTGACTCCTCCCAAACCAGTACCATGGAAACGGAGGATGTTTTTTACCAGGATTTTGTAAAATGCAGATTTTTGTTTGTCCTGTGATACTAGCAAAgataccccccctctctctctctctctctctctctctctctctcttcccccctctctctctttctctccctctctctctctctctctctctctctcccctccctctccccttcctttACTTGAAAGACAGAATGAAGTGacatgtttttataaaatggCCGCAAGCATTATCCATCTGGCAGTGGGAGGAGGTTCACGGGGTCACCATGGTGATGCCACTCACTTCCTTTCTAAACAATGTCAGATCCTCTCGACCGCGATGGCTCTTTGTGATGACATCGCTGTAAATTAAGTGAACCTCCCACCTATGACATCAGAGACCAAAGGGTCAGACTCCTATGACATCACAGGTGACCTTTGACCCTGACCTGAGATGTTGCCATGGTGAATATTTGCAGCTTTTTAAACAGATTTAGAAGTGTTCAGCATGGCCACTCTTGTGTTGTAATGTGTGAGTTTGTTTTAACCCCTGGTTGTCTGTCAGAGCAGCATAGCAGTAACAA
This region includes:
- the hmgn3 gene encoding high mobility group nucleosome-binding domain-containing protein 3 isoform X8 produces the protein MPKRKSPEGANAKDASKVTKQEKPAPPKPVEVKPKKAIAKPVDDKNMKEKKGGAKVKEDGPSHNGQTMTEEICVSRSSVSVTYYRSLAPNSMSVRGQSETVRVNGD
- the hmgn3 gene encoding high mobility group nucleosome-binding domain-containing protein 3 isoform X5, with the translated sequence MPKRKSPEGANAKDASKVTKQEPTRRSERLSSKPAPPKPVEVKPKKAIAKPVDDKNMKEKKGGAKVKEDGPSHNGQTMTEEICVSRSSVSVTYYRSLAPNSMSVRGQSETVRVNGD
- the hmgn3 gene encoding high mobility group nucleosome-binding domain-containing protein 3 isoform X2, which gives rise to MPKRKSPEGANAKDASKVTKQEVTKHVVTKQEPTRRSERLSSKPAPPKPVEVKPKKAIAKPVDDKNMKEKKGGAKVKEDGPSHNGQTMTEEICVSRSSVSVTYYRSLAPNSMSVRGQSETVRVNGD
- the hmgn3 gene encoding high mobility group nucleosome-binding domain-containing protein 3 isoform X6 encodes the protein MPKRKSPEGANAKDASKVTKQEVTKHVVTKQEKPAPPKPVEVKPKKAIAKPVDDKNMKEKKGGAKVKEDGPSHNGQTMTEEICVSRSSVSVTYYRSLAPNSMSVRGQSETVRVNGD
- the hmgn3 gene encoding high mobility group nucleosome-binding domain-containing protein 3 isoform X3; this translates as MPKRKSPEGANAKDASKVTKQEPTRRSERLSSKPAPPKPVEVKPKKAIAKKPVDDKNMKEKKGGAKVKEDGPSHNGQTMTEEICVSRSSVSVTYYRSLAPNSMSVRGQSETVRVNGD
- the hmgn3 gene encoding high mobility group nucleosome-binding domain-containing protein 3 isoform X1, whose amino-acid sequence is MPKRKSPEGANAKDASKVTKQEVTKHVVTKQEPTRRSERLSSKPAPPKPVEVKPKKAIAKKPVDDKNMKEKKGGAKVKEDGPSHNGQTMTEEICVSRSSVSVTYYRSLAPNSMSVRGQSETVRVNGD
- the hmgn3 gene encoding high mobility group nucleosome-binding domain-containing protein 3 isoform X4, translating into MPKRKSPEGANAKDASKVTKQEVTKHVVTKQEKPAPPKPVEVKPKKAIAKKPVDDKNMKEKKGGAKVKEDGPSHNGQTMTEEICVSRSSVSVTYYRSLAPNSMSVRGQSETVRVNGD
- the hmgn3 gene encoding high mobility group nucleosome-binding domain-containing protein 3 isoform X7, yielding MPKRKSPEGANAKDASKVTKQEKPAPPKPVEVKPKKAIAKKPVDDKNMKEKKGGAKVKEDGPSHNGQTMTEEICVSRSSVSVTYYRSLAPNSMSVRGQSETVRVNGD